In Campylobacter porcelli, the sequence CATAGCTAGTAAGATGGGGTTAGATCTAGTATTGATAGCTGCTGATGCTAAGCCGCCAGTGTGTAAGATAATGGACTATGGAAAGTTCCGCTATCAGCAAGAAAAGAAGCAAAAAGAGGCTAAAAAGAAACAAAAGGTAATTGAGATTAAAGAGATTAAGCTCTCTGCTAAAATCGCACAAAATGATATAAATTACAAGGTAAAACACGCACAAGAGTTTCTATCTGAAGGCAAATATGTCAAATTTAGAGTATTTTTAAAAGGTCGTGAAATGTCTACTCCTGAAATCGGGGTAACCTTGCTAGAGAAAATTTGGGAGAATATCCAAGAGTATGCTGATAGAGATAAGACGCCAACACTAGAAGGTCGTTATGTCAATATGCTTGTAACACCTAAAAAATAGCGTTTTGCTATTTTTTAGCGTGGTTTTTGTTAAAAAGCATTTTTAGATATTTGCAGTTTTGTTGATATTTGTTTTTGGGTGCGGTGCTAAATTTCTGTAATAATAAATTAAAAGCTTAGAGACAAATGAAGTGATTGCTATTTGAGATAAGATGGAATTTATTAGATTTATTTGCTCCAAATACCATAAATTTAGCTAAATTTGGGTGTTGTATCCCTAATTTATGCTAATTTCTCCTGTGTTAGCTTTGCGTAGTTTTTATAAATCTGTGTAAAATATAAATTTTATGCTTGAAAAGTAATAAAATACTTTTATTATTAGCTCAATAATCCGCCTTTTAAAGCTTTAGAATGTGGCTCTTAGCTCCATCGCCCTTGGTTTATAATACCAAATTAAGATATTTTAGGTTTATTACTTTTGCTACCACTTATTAAAGATTAGAATAAATTTTAGTGCTATTAAATCTCTATAAATGAGTTGATTTAGCCCTCAAGAGCTAAATCAATATTAAAATCTAAGCCCAGCTGTGATAGCTGTATTTACGCTATGTTCGTCCTTTGCTATCTCACTTGAGACAAGGAATTTGATAAATTTATTCCCCTTTTCGATATTTGTATCGATACCAAAATAAACGCTATCTTTATTTAGCTTATAATTATGCGTCCAAGTGCTATTACTCGCATCGACAAAATACTCTTTACTAGCAAAGTTATCGCTATTTAAACGCTTTGTGTAAAACGCAAAGCCATTTAGCGTAGTAAAGGTGTTGTCTTGGCTGATGAAGCTATAGGCTAGATTTCCGCCTAGGCTTAAATTTAAGGTATCTAGATCTATATCATTATAGCCTTTAGCAAGTATGCCGCCACTCTCTTTAAAGCTATCTTGCTTAGAGTATATGTAATTTAAGATAGAAATTGGCGTCCAAACAAGATTATCATTGATGATAAAATCTTTTGAAATTCCAAGCTCAGTGGAGACAAAATAGCTCTTATAATCTGCTTGAAGATTTGTATCTTGCGTTAAAATTTGACGCTCCATATCATTAAAGGCTATCCCAAAATCCACTCCACCTATTAAATTTACAGCTCCAAAATCTTTTAATCCATTTAACCCAACAGAGATTATCTGACTTGTTAGGTCTGAAAATTTATAATCTCCCTTTTGGTATGAGTAGTTTAAAAACGCCCCCACTCTCACATCATCGCTTATCCATTTTTTGGTATTTAGATCTACAGAGTAGGCGTTGGTTTTATATCCATCGCCTTTGAAATGCGTGTATGAGACCTTGCTTGAGATCTCACTTTTGCTTAAAGCGTCATTATAATTTTGCAAAATATCATAGACCATATTATCAGTCATATCGCTATTTATAAGGGCTAATTGTGAATTTTTAGCTATAGCAGCGACTTTAGCAGCGTTGCTTAGTGAGCCACCAGCTAAAAATGAGATATTATTTAGCATAGAGCGATTTTGGAAATTTAGTGTATCTTTTGTATTTGAAAGAGTATCATTTGGGTTTGTGCTAGATAGAATCTCATCTTTTACTTCTTGGTTTAAAGTATCTAATCTACCAAAGAAATTTTGATAATCCTGATTTAAATTTGGCATCTCTCTAATCTGCCTTAATGCTTGAGATAAGGCTATATTTGTCTCTTGTGTAGAGTTTGTAGGCTTATAGGCATCTTCTTTGATATTTACTATTATTGTATTGCTATTTGGCTTTGAACCTTGATTATTATTTCCTGGCTTGGTTGAAGTCCCATTATTTGATTGATTTGTGTTTTCATTTTCTGGTTGGTTGTTATCATTATCCTTGCTATCTGTAAGCTCAAATTCCAAAGAGCTTGTATTTTGGATTGTGATATTTGTGAATTTATCTAAATTTTCACTACCTAGCTTAGCAAAATTAATATTAATCTCCTGTCCGCTTTGGAAAAATTGTCCGTTAAGTGGGATATAAACCAAATTTCCGCCCTTAATATCATAACTTCCAGCTATTATATCTGAGTTGGCTTTGTCATCGAAATTTATATGCAAACTCCCATTTTCATTTTGAGTATATTTGCCATCAATGGTTAAAACGCCTATTTGCCCCACTCCACCAGGCATAACGATACCGCTTTCATTGGTAAGATTTTTGGCTATAGTTCCAGTCCCGCTAATCAAACCGCCACTCCTAGCAAAAATATCCCCATTTGCTAATTTGCCAATTATCCTAGCCACGCCGCCATTTATAGCGTATAGATTTTTGTTTGCGTTAGTTTCGCCAGATATTAGGATTTGACCGCCATTATCTGCATAAAGTGGGGTATTTTCAGCAGTTACATTATAAAGTTCCAAAACTCCACCACGAGCTATAGTAGGGCCATTATATTTTAGGCTATTTTGGCTAAATTTAAGCGTTCCATCTCCAGTT encodes:
- the infC gene encoding translation initiation factor IF-3: MSKDKEVYLNEEIRASEVRCVGDDGTAYGVISKDEALSIASKMGLDLVLIAADAKPPVCKIMDYGKFRYQQEKKQKEAKKKQKVIEIKEIKLSAKIAQNDINYKVKHAQEFLSEGKYVKFRVFLKGREMSTPEIGVTLLEKIWENIQEYADRDKTPTLEGRYVNMLVTPKK
- a CDS encoding S8 family serine peptidase; protein product: MNKISKITLSFACATVLLSSGALANDGAYKIINLDKAKEQNPTINGSGVIVGVVDSIFNTNNPIIKDKLVGAINNTIDPDRFGGTDKATMLHGTQVSSLIVGDSSDLTGVASAAKFYGLAYLNPSPLYTGNIKVDVEKMIQSGVKVINHSYASEGFVLINRKWGNGLESIDNNSQNSGAISYSEFQKLTQSDISLQRAQSLAELSKQYGILNIVGVGNDGFSSPRANSILPSYDESYRGLLAVGGLNSDKVSIENGKIKIGGITDEEWKAAAQKWSQGSGDKSKVILNELITKQGIYAYSNFFKGSASLYGIMAPAQNLTTANGRYEYTYYDTSDKNIKTDLATTMKDSGTSFATPLVSGVAALVEQKFPFLNGSQIGDILLTTANKNVETPNLIVTKNVGKTGQSEFYSIFYIDKDVPTNGSGIDWEQVKKDLISAGFKSGENDNSVAQYIINNLLKSNEDVGSGNKANSVAVVKLTKDEFIGSGILDASKALNGLAALNINRLNPSDIESFDNKYYAFYTIDTNGLDGTFTNNIDEIKWDDKYHLSDATNSLKSDNRVNANLSTLQAGFVKTGDGTLKFSQNSLKYNGPTIARGGVLELYNVTAENTPLYADNGGQILISGETNANKNLYAINGGVARIIGKLANGDIFARSGGLISGTGTIAKNLTNESGIVMPGGVGQIGVLTIDGKYTQNENGSLHINFDDKANSDIIAGSYDIKGGNLVYIPLNGQFFQSGQEININFAKLGSENLDKFTNITIQNTSSLEFELTDSKDNDNNQPENENTNQSNNGTSTKPGNNNQGSKPNSNTIIVNIKEDAYKPTNSTQETNIALSQALRQIREMPNLNQDYQNFFGRLDTLNQEVKDEILSSTNPNDTLSNTKDTLNFQNRSMLNNISFLAGGSLSNAAKVAAIAKNSQLALINSDMTDNMVYDILQNYNDALSKSEISSKVSYTHFKGDGYKTNAYSVDLNTKKWISDDVRVGAFLNYSYQKGDYKFSDLTSQIISVGLNGLKDFGAVNLIGGVDFGIAFNDMERQILTQDTNLQADYKSYFVSTELGISKDFIINDNLVWTPISILNYIYSKQDSFKESGGILAKGYNDIDLDTLNLSLGGNLAYSFISQDNTFTTLNGFAFYTKRLNSDNFASKEYFVDASNSTWTHNYKLNKDSVYFGIDTNIEKGNKFIKFLVSSEIAKDEHSVNTAITAGLRF